The following proteins are encoded in a genomic region of Terriglobales bacterium:
- a CDS encoding prephenate dehydrogenase/arogenate dehydrogenase family protein, with amino-acid sequence MIRQITIIGVGLIGGSFALALKKHGYKGTIVGSDREAVLQRALAKGAVDRAVARPEEAISGSDLVLLAAPVGAIVDLIERIGPLLPPDTLLSDTGSTKAEIVSRAKAVFGAQAAQRFLGGHPMAGKENSGVEFADATLFDNAVWFLIPAGDPASPLTGKTQELRELVEMIGARPLQMDVDRHDRLCAWISHLPQMISTALAATLEEEFGDDPELHSIGGRALREMTRISSSSYSMWRDIAHTNTENIQEALLQLEQRLAYIRENLRTPGLRDEFDLANKFNSPKTEKGTDS; translated from the coding sequence ATGATCCGGCAGATCACCATCATCGGCGTAGGATTGATAGGGGGCTCCTTTGCGCTTGCCCTGAAGAAGCACGGCTACAAGGGCACCATCGTCGGCAGCGACCGCGAAGCTGTTCTACAACGCGCCCTGGCCAAGGGCGCGGTGGACCGTGCCGTCGCCCGCCCTGAAGAAGCTATTTCCGGCAGCGATCTCGTGCTGCTGGCCGCGCCCGTGGGCGCCATCGTGGATCTCATTGAGCGCATCGGCCCGCTGCTTCCACCCGACACTTTGCTTTCCGATACCGGCAGCACCAAAGCTGAAATCGTGTCGCGCGCGAAAGCGGTTTTTGGCGCGCAGGCCGCGCAGCGCTTTCTTGGCGGACATCCTATGGCCGGCAAAGAGAACAGCGGAGTCGAATTTGCCGACGCCACCCTGTTCGACAACGCGGTGTGGTTTCTGATTCCCGCTGGCGACCCGGCCAGCCCGCTGACCGGAAAGACGCAGGAGTTGCGCGAGCTGGTGGAGATGATTGGCGCGCGCCCGCTGCAGATGGATGTCGACCGCCACGACCGCCTGTGCGCCTGGATCAGCCACCTTCCGCAGATGATCTCTACCGCGCTGGCGGCGACGCTGGAAGAAGAATTCGGCGACGATCCCGAACTGCACAGCATTGGCGGACGCGCCCTGCGCGAGATGACCCGCATCTCTTCCAGTTCTTATTCCATGTGGCGCGACATTGCCCATACCAACACAGAAAATATCCAGGAGGCGTTGCTGCAACTGGAGCAGCGGCTGGCCTATATCCGCGAAAACCTGCGGACGCCGGGCCTGCGCGACGAGTTTGACCTCGCGAATAAGTTCAATTCGCCTAAGACAGAGAAGGGAACGGATAGTTAA